Part of the Imperialibacter roseus genome, CGTTTTAACTCGCCTGGAGTGAACCCATGCCGACGAACCCGCTCCAGCTCGGTAATCATGGCCTGAAGTCCACCTTTTATGTCTTTTTCATTTGCTACCGCAAAGGCCTGAAACGCATCTTTAGTTCTTGCCCAGGTGCCACCATGGCTGGTGCTGGCATAAACAAAGGGGGGCTCTGCCTCTCTGGTCAGCTCTTGCAAGCGCTTATTCAGCATGCCCGTGAAAGCTCTTTCCACAAGAAAGTCTCTGTAGTCACTGGCTTTTGTTTCCTCTTCAGGGTCGGTTTTGAAATATAGGCGAACCTGGGCGAATGTAGCTTCTTTGTCAGCCAGCACCGAAACATAGGTGTCGGAATGGTCTGGCACCTTAAATTCTTCCCTTTTCTTTGGGCTTTTAGCCGCAGGTATCCTTCCAAAGTACTTTTGAATCTTGGCTTCCATCACTGCCACATCGATATCGCCCACCGCTACCACAGCCATCAGATCAGGACGGTACCAGTCGTTGTAAAACCGCTTGATCGCTTCATGCGGGAAGGTCTCCAGGTTTTCCTTGGTGCCTATTGGAAGGCGCTCCGCATACCTCGAATCCTTATAAATCACTGGCAGGTATTTGTCGAGCATCCGGCGCTCCCCACTTTGGCCAAGCCTCCACTCTTCAATCACCACCCCCCTCTCTTTGTCTATTTCTTCTCCTTCAAAAGTGAGATTGTGTGCCCAGTCTTCCAGAATCTGAAGACCCTGGTTGACAATTTTTTCGTCGTCTGTGGGTATCGGCAGAATGTAGACCGTTTCGTCAAAGCTTGTATACGCATTCAAATCGGCTCCAAACTGCACACCTATTGATTGCAGGTAATTGACGATTTCGTTTTTCTTGAAATTCTTTGTGCCATTGAAGGCCATGTGCTCCGTGAAATGGGCAAGGCCGAGTTGGCTTGGGTCCTCCAGAATAGACCCGGCATTTACTACCAACCGCAACTCCACCCGGTCTTCGGGACGGTCGTTGTGTCGGATATAGTATTTCATTCCATTTTTCAGTGTGCCGATCTTGACATTTTTATCGACTGGAATCTGTGAATTTAAGTCAACAGTTTGGCTTTGGGCCAAAAGTGAGGGCAGAAGCCCTAAAAGCAAGAAAAAGATAGCTTTTATAGCTCTGTTTTTGAAAGATGTTTCCATGGATTAAGTTCCAGGTTTGTTGAATAGGTGAAATTAACTGAAAATAGGCCTTCAAAATACGTCGAAGCAAAGTGCCGTCCAAAGCATCTTCGCTATTTCTATTGATCCTTTTCCCTGGCTTCGAGTTTTCTTTTTCCAAAAGGATTGACTTTCCTGGCAGCAGAAGAAACTCCTTCGGTGATTTTGGCACCCGCTTTCACTATGGCCTGGCCACCAGACTTGATGGACTGAAATCCCGCATTCTTGGCCGCTTTCAGTATTCCTCCCACAACTTTTGTTGACCCCTGAGTCACAATCTGGCTCAACATTTTTCCGGCTTCAAGGGTAGCACTTTTCCTCGCCTTCTTGCTATCCCAGGTGGTGACGCAACTACAATATTGCCTGGCGATGATGCCCACACGCAAGGTGAGAAAGGCATTGGTGGAGCCTTCAAAAAGTGAATCCATTACCAGCGTTGCTGTAGGGCCAACCACTGGAATGGAGGAGAATGACGTGCTTTTTGTCACGCCCGACAGCAGCGACTCAAGCTGTAGGCTGATGTCGAGGTCTTCAATTTCGGATACGAGAAAAGTGGTGGCGCCAATATTAGCATAAAGATGAGCGAGATCTCTCAGACCTGGTCGCTGGTGGTACAAATGGCAAATTTTCCACACCATGCGTGTGTGAGTAAAAAGGATGGTGAAGGCATCAAGCCGTCCGTTTTGAGAGATGGACGTAGTAAGGAATACTGACAGCGCCGTTTGTTTGATAATCTTGTCTGCCTCCTCATTGAGTCGGGTTAGCGAAGCCTCCAATTGATCCTCAGAGGCGGGAACAAGACCTCCGGCAATCAACAGTTTATTCTTTCTGAGCCGTCTGAACACCCTCCTTTTATGAGATGGAATTTGTTCTTCCGCCTGCGGCGGAGTGAGCGTTTGCGGTAGTCTTAAAAAGAGGAAAACAGGCACCAGCAGAATACCTGCGGAAATGGCTGTTAAAGTAACAAGTACCACCCTTCCGAAAGCCTCGTTTACGCCAAGCGCCAGGTGATAAATCTGATAAACCTGATTGATTAGAAAAAGGGCTGTGAGGAAAACGATAATGGCAGACAGCCAGACCGCAATAAGTTTGATCTCTTTTGAAAAGCTCGACATACCTGTATTAACGTTACGTTGGTTTGACAGGTTCGGGAAGACTGAAGTTACACGTTTTGTCGACTATTTGCGAACTACTTGCAGAGGCCCGAGTTAAAGTCGTGCACTGGCAACTTAAATTGAAACATCACTCCAAAGAAATGATTTCAAAGTCTTCTTTATGTCTTAGAAGCCTTTGCGTGAGACTATCCCCCGCAGCTTACCCAACCGATTGAGCATTTCTTGTTTCGTCGTCATCAGAAGGAACCTGTCCCACAATGGAAGTTTGAGAGTCGCCAGTAGCATCTCCTTCTCCGTGCTCAGCTTCTTTGAAAAATGACTTCTGGAATATTATAATAATTGCCACACCAACGAAAATTGAAGCATCTGCCACATTGAAAACAGGCCACAACGCTGTGTAGTCTCCACCGAACAAAGGCACCCACTCAGGGATTCGGCCTTCCCAGATGTCAATGTAGAACATATCAATGACCTGCCCATGAAACCACGGATTGGGGGCGTCATACGGAGCGTTGTTAAGAAAAACGCCATAGAAGATACTGTCGATAAGGTTGCCGATCGCTCCACCAAGGATCAATGCACCACACCACAAAAGGCCAGTGTGTACTTCCTTTTTTGCCAGCCTGTAGAGATACACAGCAATTACAACCATGGCTATGAGCCTGATAACAGTAAGGATAAGCTTGCCGTTTTCGCTGCCCAGCTGCATACCAAAGGCCATGCCCGGGTTGGTGAGGTAGTGAAGCTTAAATACGTCGCCAAGGAGGTAAATCTGCCCGGCCACGCCCATTTCCATATTGAAGTGTACTGCCAACTTAACTACCTGATCCAAAATGATCATTGCAATGGCCAGTAGGTAATATTTAAAATACTTCACTTTGTCCTTAGTTTACAATGTTAGGTGTTGGCTTCGACGATTGCTCTCTTTAAACGGTTACTTTGACTTCGAGGTTAAACTCATCCATATCCAAAACAACAGCGTCTGTCAGATCTCCCACCATTTCAAGCGAAAGGGCCTGGGTCTCACTGCAAATATAGTCTTTGAAACTAATCAAAGCCTCATTTACCATTTTTTCGCCTTCTTTAACCGACAACCTGATTTTGTCCTGGACGTCAAGCCCCATGTCCTTCCTCAGGTTTTGCACCCTGTTCACAAGATCACGGGCGATTCCTTCCCTCTTCAGCTCGTCTGTAATGGTGATGTCGAGGGCGACAGTCAGGCCATTTTCACTGGCAACCAACCAGCCAGGGATGTCCTCTGAAGAAATCTCAAAATCTTCCGGCGTAAGCTCAATGTCGCCTTTGGCTGTTTTCAGCAAGAACTTGCCAGTACCCTCCAGGCTGACAATATCTTCCTGTGTCATTTCCTTTACAGCAGCGGCTATATCTTTCATGATCGGGCCATGCTGCTGACCCAGCTTACGGAAATTCGGCTTGATGCTTTTGACAAGGATGCCCGATGTATCATCTATATACTCGATCGCCTTCACATTTACTTCTGACAAAATAAGGTCTTCCACGGCTTCGATATAATGCCTGGTAGAAGCATTCAGCACAGGAATCAGAATTCTTGACAGTGGCTGACGTACCTTGATCATCTGCTTTTTACGAAGCGAGTGAATCAAAGATGATACCTCCTGAGCCAACGCCATCTTCGTTTCCAGTTCTTTGTCAATGGCCGACTCG contains:
- a CDS encoding DUF697 domain-containing protein encodes the protein MSSFSKEIKLIAVWLSAIIVFLTALFLINQVYQIYHLALGVNEAFGRVVLVTLTAISAGILLVPVFLFLRLPQTLTPPQAEEQIPSHKRRVFRRLRKNKLLIAGGLVPASEDQLEASLTRLNEEADKIIKQTALSVFLTTSISQNGRLDAFTILFTHTRMVWKICHLYHQRPGLRDLAHLYANIGATTFLVSEIEDLDISLQLESLLSGVTKSTSFSSIPVVGPTATLVMDSLFEGSTNAFLTLRVGIIARQYCSCVTTWDSKKARKSATLEAGKMLSQIVTQGSTKVVGGILKAAKNAGFQSIKSGGQAIVKAGAKITEGVSSAARKVNPFGKRKLEAREKDQ
- a CDS encoding lipoprotein signal peptidase, with the translated sequence MKYFKYYLLAIAMIILDQVVKLAVHFNMEMGVAGQIYLLGDVFKLHYLTNPGMAFGMQLGSENGKLILTVIRLIAMVVIAVYLYRLAKKEVHTGLLWCGALILGGAIGNLIDSIFYGVFLNNAPYDAPNPWFHGQVIDMFYIDIWEGRIPEWVPLFGGDYTALWPVFNVADASIFVGVAIIIIFQKSFFKEAEHGEGDATGDSQTSIVGQVPSDDDETRNAQSVG